In the Geobacter sp. FeAm09 genome, one interval contains:
- a CDS encoding MerR family transcriptional regulator has product MGATFPDKLYYKIGEVAQMAGVRTSVLRFWETEFEFLKPEKSTTGQRLYSKREVDIILQVRRLLYDEKFTIEGVKRRITPKGRIIAGDGQPPAAPTEKYLLLLRDIRDELLLLRNQM; this is encoded by the coding sequence ATGGGCGCCACCTTTCCCGACAAGCTGTACTACAAGATCGGTGAAGTTGCCCAGATGGCAGGCGTCAGGACCTCGGTGCTTCGCTTCTGGGAAACCGAGTTCGAATTCCTGAAGCCCGAGAAAAGCACCACCGGTCAACGACTGTATTCCAAACGGGAAGTTGACATTATTCTTCAGGTTCGTCGCTTGTTGTACGACGAAAAGTTTACCATCGAAGGTGTAAAGAGACGCATAACACCAAAGGGCAGAATCATCGCTGGTGATGGACAGCCCCCGGCAGCCCCCACGGAGAAGTATCTCCTGCTGTTGCGGGATATCAGAGATGAACTTTTGCTCTTGCGGAATCAGATGTAG
- a CDS encoding integration host factor subunit alpha, which produces MTKADIVEKIHQKIGFSKKESAEMVETVFSILKSTLEEGEKIKIAGFGNFVVKRKADRRGRNPQTGETITIDARRILTFKPSQVLKNAINSVAKEAK; this is translated from the coding sequence ATGACCAAAGCTGACATCGTAGAAAAAATTCACCAGAAAATCGGGTTCTCGAAAAAGGAGTCCGCTGAAATGGTCGAAACCGTTTTCAGCATCCTGAAGAGTACCTTGGAGGAAGGTGAAAAGATCAAGATAGCAGGGTTTGGCAATTTTGTTGTGAAGCGGAAGGCCGACCGGAGAGGACGCAATCCGCAAACCGGTGAAACCATTACCATCGATGCCAGGCGTATCCTTACCTTCAAGCCGAGTCAGGTTCTAAAAAACGCGATCAATTCCGTCGCGAAAGAGGCCAAATAA
- the infC gene encoding translation initiation factor IF-3, with product MAKPTVNINNAIRAAEIRVIGADGEALGVIPTSRALELAEQQQLDLVEVSPTAVPPVCRIMDYGKFKYQQSKKLQEAKKKQVHVEVKEIKLRPKTDEHDLMFKIKHVRRFLEEGNKAKVTLVFRGREITHMDIGRAVIERFASELQDVAVIESQPRVDGRNMYMIVAPKLKK from the coding sequence ATAGCAAAACCGACCGTGAACATCAACAATGCCATCCGCGCCGCAGAGATTCGTGTCATCGGCGCCGATGGCGAGGCGCTGGGCGTCATTCCTACTTCCAGGGCGCTTGAACTCGCCGAACAGCAGCAGCTCGACCTGGTGGAAGTCTCTCCGACAGCGGTTCCGCCTGTCTGCCGGATCATGGACTACGGAAAGTTCAAGTACCAGCAGAGCAAGAAGCTGCAGGAAGCCAAGAAGAAACAGGTTCATGTCGAGGTCAAAGAGATCAAGCTGCGGCCTAAAACCGATGAACATGACCTCATGTTCAAGATCAAGCACGTCAGGCGCTTCCTCGAAGAGGGGAACAAGGCAAAGGTGACGCTGGTATTTAGGGGGAGGGAAATTACCCACATGGATATCGGTCGCGCCGTAATCGAGCGCTTTGCCTCCGAACTGCAGGACGTTGCCGTGATCGAATCCCAGCCGCGTGTCGATGGCCGCAATATGTATATGATTGTTGCACCGAAACTGAAAAAATAG
- a CDS encoding PEP-CTERM sorting domain-containing protein, producing the protein MKKTFLAGLIAVGLTLAAMTGVASATSCTPENPCTPGTSYTWTDSINFGSTFNDSSDHVTANFNISPPFTPGVDTISSIQFFIEITDLAGSAADKVKLVVGSWNTTSGDIHDQLGWDWATNDLFTASLITDLAADGKLALSILWNHGNYILESAGIEATGCDMPGAPVPEPGTIALVGLGMVGLAIYGKRRQNNKA; encoded by the coding sequence ATGAAGAAAACATTTTTGGCAGGATTGATTGCGGTAGGATTGACGTTGGCTGCCATGACCGGAGTTGCCTCGGCAACAAGTTGCACGCCTGAAAACCCCTGCACGCCAGGGACTTCCTACACATGGACGGACAGCATTAACTTCGGGTCAACGTTCAACGATTCATCCGACCATGTGACGGCAAATTTCAACATATCGCCTCCGTTTACCCCCGGTGTCGATACGATCAGCAGTATTCAGTTCTTCATCGAAATAACCGATCTGGCCGGGTCTGCCGCCGACAAGGTCAAGCTGGTTGTCGGTTCATGGAATACTACGAGCGGCGATATTCATGACCAGTTAGGCTGGGATTGGGCAACCAATGACCTTTTCACCGCCTCCCTCATTACCGATCTCGCGGCGGACGGCAAGCTTGCCCTCAGTATCTTGTGGAACCATGGCAATTACATCCTTGAGAGTGCAGGGATCGAGGCAACCGGCTGTGATATGCCGGGGGCGCCAGTGCCTGAGCCGGGCACGATAGCGTTGGTGGGGCTCGGTATGGTCGGCCTGGCCATTTACGGCAAACGCCGTCAGAACAACAAAGCATAG
- the rph gene encoding ribonuclease PH: MRNDGRGCSDLRPITITRGFTKHAEGSVLIAFGDTRVICTASVEESVPSFLKGKGTGWVTAEYAMLPRATHTRSPREAAKGKQTGRTLEIQRLIGRSLRAVTDLARLGERSIYIDCDVIQADGGTRTAAITGAYVALADALAGLRDKGALADIPLKEAVAAVSVGIIGGEPMLDLNYQEDSGAEVDMNFVMTSSGRFVEVQGTAEAEPFTIEQMDAMRGQAMAGIRQLFAFQQEALRG, from the coding sequence ATAAGGAATGACGGCCGGGGATGCAGCGATCTGCGTCCCATCACCATTACGCGAGGCTTCACCAAGCATGCCGAGGGGTCCGTGCTGATCGCGTTCGGCGACACGCGGGTCATCTGCACGGCATCGGTTGAGGAATCCGTTCCGTCGTTTTTGAAGGGCAAGGGGACCGGCTGGGTAACGGCCGAGTACGCAATGCTGCCCCGGGCCACCCACACCCGGTCGCCGCGCGAAGCGGCGAAAGGGAAGCAGACCGGCCGGACGCTTGAGATTCAGCGCCTGATCGGGCGCTCGTTGCGCGCCGTTACCGACCTGGCCCGGTTGGGCGAACGGTCCATTTACATCGACTGCGACGTGATTCAGGCCGACGGCGGCACGAGGACCGCCGCCATCACCGGCGCCTACGTGGCCCTGGCGGATGCCCTGGCCGGACTCCGCGACAAGGGGGCGTTGGCCGATATTCCGCTCAAGGAGGCCGTAGCCGCGGTCAGTGTGGGCATTATCGGCGGCGAACCGATGCTGGACCTGAATTACCAGGAAGATTCCGGCGCCGAGGTGGACATGAATTTCGTCATGACTTCCAGCGGCCGCTTTGTGGAGGTTCAGGGGACGGCCGAGGCCGAACCGTTCACCATCGAGCAGATGGATGCCATGCGCGGCCAGGCCATGGCCGGCATCCGGCAGCTCTTTGCCTTTCAGCAGGAGGCGCTGCGGGGATGA
- the rlmD gene encoding 23S rRNA (uracil(1939)-C(5))-methyltransferase RlmD, with amino-acid sequence MKDERELKRGGKRPARPPVSPRGTAAASGSPRFTPHIKRNAVMEFTMTALDEDGYGTVRTDDGMTLRVGGALPNDVVLARIDHVSHGTAYGHMLKLLHPSPLRSKRPPCTESADCLGCPLIAMKYREQTAWKRGMILAELAKHSDLAGITVHPLLSPENLIHYRTTAKLTIAGKWSDPFIGIYRRASHDVYDLDQCPLHHPLINRVVEAVRQGIVKLKVPVYNPYSKMGLLRYLVVRVSVHERKAMVVFVTARRSYNEIHHLGRFVQGLIPEVEVMAQNVNASEGNVILGQKDLFLTPQHHLTERIGDVAFQVSPRSFLQVNNSGARLIYEQVKRWAGLRGGENVLDLYCGIGGIALFLADQAAQVIGIEVVEEAVADAGRNAKLNARKNCRFEAGDAAELLEELAEEGQRIDVAVLNPPRKGCAEDVLDSVASLAPARIIYVSCYPQSLARDLVALKKRGYCCREIQPVDMFPQTVHVENVALLEKNDK; translated from the coding sequence GTGAAAGACGAACGTGAATTAAAGCGCGGGGGAAAACGCCCCGCACGGCCACCCGTTTCCCCCCGCGGCACTGCGGCCGCATCCGGGAGCCCCCGCTTTACCCCCCACATCAAGCGTAATGCGGTGATGGAGTTTACCATGACCGCCCTGGATGAGGATGGTTACGGGACGGTGCGCACCGACGACGGGATGACGCTCCGGGTCGGCGGGGCTCTGCCGAATGATGTCGTCCTGGCCAGGATCGACCATGTCTCCCATGGCACCGCCTATGGCCATATGCTCAAGCTGCTGCACCCCTCGCCGCTACGCAGCAAGCGCCCCCCCTGTACGGAAAGCGCCGACTGTCTCGGCTGCCCTCTGATCGCCATGAAGTACCGTGAACAGACCGCCTGGAAGCGGGGCATGATCCTGGCGGAACTGGCCAAGCATAGTGATTTGGCAGGTATTACCGTTCACCCGCTGCTCTCCCCCGAGAACCTGATCCACTATCGTACCACGGCAAAACTGACCATCGCCGGCAAGTGGTCCGATCCGTTCATCGGCATCTACCGCCGCGCCAGCCACGATGTCTACGACCTGGACCAGTGTCCGCTCCATCATCCGCTCATCAACCGGGTCGTGGAGGCGGTACGGCAGGGGATCGTCAAGCTGAAGGTGCCGGTCTACAACCCCTACAGCAAGATGGGGTTGCTGCGCTATCTGGTGGTGCGGGTTTCCGTCCATGAGCGCAAGGCCATGGTAGTTTTTGTGACCGCCCGGCGTTCCTACAACGAAATCCATCATTTGGGGCGTTTTGTCCAGGGGCTGATCCCCGAAGTCGAGGTCATGGCCCAGAATGTGAACGCCTCCGAGGGGAACGTCATCTTGGGGCAGAAGGATTTGTTCCTGACGCCGCAGCACCATCTGACGGAGCGGATCGGCGATGTTGCGTTCCAGGTCTCTCCACGGTCGTTTCTCCAGGTCAACAATTCCGGGGCGCGCCTGATCTACGAACAGGTGAAGCGCTGGGCCGGGCTGAGGGGCGGAGAGAATGTGCTCGACCTCTACTGCGGCATCGGCGGGATAGCCTTGTTCCTGGCCGATCAGGCGGCCCAGGTGATCGGCATCGAGGTCGTGGAGGAGGCGGTGGCGGACGCCGGCCGGAATGCGAAGCTCAATGCCCGGAAAAACTGCCGCTTCGAAGCCGGCGATGCGGCGGAACTGCTCGAAGAGCTGGCGGAGGAGGGGCAGCGGATCGATGTCGCGGTGCTCAACCCGCCGCGCAAGGGGTGTGCGGAAGATGTGCTGGATTCGGTCGCCAGCCTGGCGCCGGCCAGGATTATTTATGTGTCCTGCTATCCCCAGAGCCTGGCACGCGACCTGGTTGCGCTGAAAAAACGCGGCTATTGCTGCCGGGAAATCCAGCCGGTAGACATGTTTCCCCAGACGGTTCATGTGGAAAACGTGGCCCTGCTTGAAAAAAATGATAAATAG
- the pheT gene encoding phenylalanine--tRNA ligase subunit beta yields the protein MNVTYNWLKEFVDFDLTPDQLADLLTMLGLEVEGMEKLGEGMDDVVVAVVEEKRQHPNADKLSLCRVNNGTEVLDVVCGAQNFKQGDTVALAQIGATLPGDFKIKRSKIRGEESCGMLCSEKELGLAAESAGIMVLPAGLKLGTPVFAALGLKDTLFEIGLTPNRADCLSAVGIAREIAAKLGTKIHCPEIAVKESDEPVNRHIGVTVEDAEYCPRYAARYLSGCRIAPSPEWLVKRLNAIGVRSINNVVDVTNLVMMELGQPLHAFDCDRLAGQRIVVRRAAEGERFTTLDSQQRTLTADDLVICDAERPVALAGVMGGENSEIADTTTNILLESAWFLPSAIRRTSKRLGLHTESSHRFERGVDIGGVIHALDRAASLIVELAGGRLAKGSLDIYPGRREPAAITFRPQRANAMIGIDLPREEIVAILERLECAVTELPEGALAVVPPSYRIDIEREIDLVEEVARLNGFDRIPATLPMARVVSDRPTRHQQLEKSVRDILVNHGMNEIINFSFTAPGAADKLLLAGDDPRRSSIRLANPLVDEQSVMRTTLLPGVLETVARNISFRTLDLKLFEMRRVYLPVAGEQMPHEPLYVVGALTGSRDGMGWSRANEAVDFFDAKGILENLFGQVGVGGVKWVADAPEPFYHPGKSCSIVVGRERIGSVGELHPTVQDNFGLDKPVYCFELDFEKVLTLARQKRTIAAPSRFPDSTRDIAMLAPVELPVEKVIECIHSVKAKEVEQVDIFDLYQGKGIPEGFKSIAVRIRYRSYERTLTDDEIGKLHRKIVDSLLNKVKVSIR from the coding sequence ATGAATGTTACCTACAACTGGCTCAAGGAATTCGTCGATTTTGATCTAACCCCCGACCAATTGGCCGATCTGCTTACCATGCTCGGCCTGGAAGTGGAGGGAATGGAGAAGCTTGGCGAGGGGATGGACGATGTGGTGGTGGCCGTGGTCGAGGAAAAACGGCAGCATCCCAACGCCGACAAACTTTCCCTGTGCCGGGTGAACAACGGCACCGAGGTGCTGGACGTGGTCTGCGGCGCCCAAAACTTCAAACAGGGCGACACGGTTGCCCTGGCCCAGATCGGCGCGACCCTCCCGGGTGATTTCAAGATCAAGCGCTCCAAGATCCGCGGCGAAGAATCCTGTGGCATGCTCTGCTCGGAAAAGGAACTGGGGCTGGCTGCGGAAAGCGCCGGCATCATGGTGCTGCCCGCCGGATTGAAGCTCGGCACCCCGGTCTTTGCCGCCCTGGGGCTGAAGGATACCCTGTTTGAGATCGGCCTGACCCCCAACCGCGCCGACTGCCTCAGCGCCGTGGGCATTGCCCGCGAAATTGCCGCCAAGCTGGGCACAAAGATCCATTGCCCTGAAATCGCCGTCAAAGAGTCCGATGAGCCGGTCAACAGGCACATCGGCGTCACGGTCGAAGACGCCGAGTACTGCCCCCGCTATGCCGCGCGCTACCTGAGCGGCTGCCGCATAGCCCCCTCTCCGGAGTGGCTGGTGAAACGGCTCAACGCCATTGGCGTGCGCTCCATCAACAACGTGGTGGACGTCACCAACCTGGTGATGATGGAATTGGGGCAGCCGCTGCACGCCTTTGATTGCGACCGCCTGGCCGGGCAGCGGATCGTGGTGCGCCGCGCCGCGGAAGGGGAGCGGTTCACGACCCTGGACAGCCAGCAGCGGACCCTTACCGCGGACGACCTGGTCATCTGCGACGCCGAGCGGCCGGTCGCCCTGGCCGGCGTCATGGGGGGCGAAAACTCCGAGATTGCCGATACCACCACGAACATCCTGCTCGAGAGCGCCTGGTTTCTGCCGTCGGCCATCCGCAGAACCAGCAAGCGGCTCGGCCTGCATACCGAATCCTCCCACCGTTTCGAACGCGGGGTTGACATCGGCGGTGTGATCCATGCCCTCGACCGGGCTGCGTCATTGATCGTGGAGCTTGCCGGCGGCCGCCTGGCCAAGGGGAGTCTCGACATCTACCCCGGCAGGCGTGAACCGGCGGCGATCACCTTCCGCCCGCAGCGGGCCAACGCCATGATCGGGATCGATCTGCCGCGCGAGGAGATCGTCGCCATCCTCGAGCGGCTCGAATGCGCCGTTACGGAACTCCCCGAGGGGGCGTTGGCGGTCGTGCCGCCCAGCTACCGGATCGACATCGAGCGCGAGATCGATCTGGTGGAGGAGGTCGCCCGCCTCAACGGCTTCGACCGCATCCCCGCCACCCTGCCCATGGCCCGGGTGGTCTCGGACCGCCCGACGCGGCACCAGCAGCTTGAAAAGAGCGTCAGGGACATTCTGGTCAATCACGGCATGAACGAGATCATCAACTTCAGCTTTACGGCCCCGGGTGCCGCCGACAAGCTGCTCCTTGCCGGAGACGATCCGCGGCGCAGCTCGATTCGCCTGGCCAACCCGCTGGTGGATGAACAATCGGTCATGCGTACCACCCTCCTGCCCGGCGTTCTCGAAACGGTTGCCCGCAACATCAGCTTCCGCACGCTCGATCTGAAACTCTTCGAGATGCGCCGGGTCTATCTGCCCGTTGCGGGAGAACAGATGCCCCACGAGCCGCTGTACGTGGTCGGGGCCCTGACCGGTTCCCGTGACGGGATGGGGTGGAGTCGCGCCAATGAGGCGGTTGATTTCTTCGATGCCAAAGGCATCCTGGAAAACCTGTTCGGCCAGGTGGGCGTCGGCGGCGTGAAATGGGTGGCCGATGCGCCGGAGCCGTTTTATCATCCCGGCAAATCGTGCAGCATCGTCGTCGGCCGGGAGAGGATCGGTTCGGTCGGCGAACTGCATCCGACGGTCCAGGACAATTTCGGCCTGGATAAACCGGTTTACTGCTTTGAGCTCGATTTCGAAAAAGTGTTGACCCTGGCGCGGCAGAAACGGACCATCGCGGCCCCCTCCCGCTTTCCTGACAGTACGCGGGATATCGCCATGCTGGCCCCTGTGGAGTTGCCGGTGGAAAAGGTCATCGAGTGCATCCACAGCGTCAAGGCCAAGGAAGTTGAGCAGGTTGACATTTTCGACCTGTACCAGGGCAAGGGTATCCCGGAAGGATTCAAGAGCATTGCCGTTCGCATCCGGTACCGTTCGTACGAGCGTACGCTGACCGATGACGAGATCGGAAAACTGCATAGAAAGATTGTAGATAGCCTTTTGAATAAGGTAAAAGTATCAATAAGATAA
- a CDS encoding XTP/dITP diphosphatase: protein MKELVVATRNRGKLLEIQALLTGLVASVRCAVDFADFPDTVEDGATFAENALKKAREAASFSGLPALADDSGLVVDALEGRPGVYSARFAGEGAGDAANNAKLLTELAGVPAESRRAAFVCTLAFVTPDGDAHTFTGRVEGRILESARGEGGFGYDPLFLVDGYDRTMAEFGVDEKNRISHRGQAFSLFRGYLQEGCDK, encoded by the coding sequence ATGAAGGAACTCGTCGTTGCCACACGTAACCGGGGAAAGTTGCTGGAGATTCAGGCCCTGCTCACCGGTCTGGTCGCTTCGGTTCGCTGCGCCGTTGATTTTGCGGATTTTCCGGATACGGTGGAGGACGGGGCGACCTTTGCGGAAAATGCCCTCAAAAAGGCCCGTGAAGCCGCCAGCTTCAGCGGGCTGCCGGCCCTGGCGGATGATTCCGGGTTGGTGGTGGATGCGCTTGAGGGCCGCCCCGGCGTCTATTCGGCCCGTTTTGCCGGCGAGGGTGCGGGTGATGCCGCCAACAATGCCAAACTGCTCACCGAATTGGCGGGAGTGCCCGCCGAATCGAGAAGAGCGGCCTTTGTCTGCACCTTGGCTTTCGTAACGCCCGACGGCGATGCGCATACCTTCACCGGCAGGGTGGAGGGGCGCATTCTCGAGAGCGCGCGCGGCGAAGGCGGCTTTGGCTATGATCCGCTGTTTCTGGTCGATGGCTATGACCGGACCATGGCGGAGTTCGGCGTCGACGAGAAAAACCGTATCAGTCACCGGGGGCAGGCCTTCAGTCTGTTTCGGGGGTATCTCCAGGAGGGGTGCGACAAATAG
- the rplT gene encoding 50S ribosomal protein L20 — translation MPRAKRGFKARRRRNKVLKLAKGYRGARSKLFRSATEAVDRALNYAFRDRRVKKRDFRSLWITRINAASRINGLSYSKFIFGLKKANVQIDRKVLADIAVSDPTGFSQIAALAKAGI, via the coding sequence ATGCCACGCGCAAAAAGAGGATTCAAAGCGAGACGCAGACGCAACAAGGTCTTGAAACTTGCCAAGGGCTACCGGGGCGCACGGAGCAAATTGTTCCGCAGTGCAACCGAGGCGGTGGACCGCGCCCTTAATTACGCTTTCCGCGACCGCCGTGTCAAAAAGCGTGATTTCCGCAGTCTGTGGATCACCCGCATCAACGCGGCTTCCCGCATCAACGGGCTGTCGTACAGCAAATTCATCTTCGGCCTCAAGAAAGCCAACGTGCAGATCGACCGCAAGGTCCTGGCCGACATTGCCGTGTCCGATCCGACCGGGTTCAGCCAGATCGCTGCCCTTGCCAAGGCTGGCATCTAA
- the pheS gene encoding phenylalanine--tRNA ligase subunit alpha, whose product MREQLEKLRDEAIKAIAAVSGEDALQEIRVRFLGRKGELTALMKGLGALSSEERPIVGQLVNAVKEKVEACLDAALEMTREAARGKRLQSERIDVTLPGRRPAGGTKHPISLVVEEVCDIFAGLGFSVAEGPEIEHDWYNFEALNFPPEHPARDMQDTFFVENNLLLRTHTSPVQIRTMLKQKPPVRIIAPGTVYRCDSDATHSPMFHQIEGLMVDKGITFGDLKGVLTIFTNQLFGQKTGVRLRPSFFPFTEPSAEVDIACVICGGKGCRVCKNSGWLEILGAGMVDPEVYRHVNYDAEEVSGFAFGMGIERIAMLKYGIGDMRLLFENDVRFLRQF is encoded by the coding sequence ATGCGGGAACAACTAGAAAAATTGAGAGACGAGGCCATAAAGGCCATTGCCGCCGTTTCCGGCGAGGACGCCCTCCAGGAAATACGGGTCAGGTTCCTCGGCCGCAAGGGGGAACTGACCGCCCTCATGAAAGGGCTCGGGGCACTCAGCTCCGAGGAACGGCCGATTGTCGGACAGTTGGTCAATGCCGTCAAGGAGAAGGTCGAGGCCTGCCTTGACGCCGCCCTGGAAATGACGCGCGAAGCGGCCAGGGGAAAGCGGCTGCAATCCGAGCGGATCGACGTCACGCTGCCCGGCCGGCGCCCGGCTGGCGGCACCAAACATCCCATCTCCCTGGTGGTCGAAGAGGTCTGCGACATCTTCGCCGGCCTGGGATTCTCCGTTGCCGAGGGGCCCGAGATCGAGCACGACTGGTACAACTTCGAGGCGCTCAATTTCCCCCCTGAGCACCCTGCCAGGGACATGCAGGATACCTTCTTCGTCGAAAACAACCTGCTGCTGCGCACCCACACGTCACCGGTCCAGATCCGGACGATGCTGAAGCAAAAGCCGCCGGTGCGGATCATCGCCCCGGGCACGGTCTACCGCTGCGATTCCGATGCCACCCATTCCCCCATGTTTCACCAGATCGAGGGTTTGATGGTGGACAAGGGCATTACCTTTGGCGACCTGAAGGGGGTACTGACCATCTTTACCAACCAGCTGTTCGGGCAGAAAACCGGTGTTCGCCTGCGTCCCAGTTTTTTCCCGTTTACCGAGCCCTCGGCCGAGGTGGATATCGCTTGCGTCATCTGCGGCGGCAAAGGGTGCCGTGTCTGTAAAAACAGCGGCTGGCTCGAAATCCTGGGGGCCGGCATGGTCGATCCCGAGGTGTACCGCCACGTCAATTACGACGCCGAAGAGGTATCGGGTTTTGCCTTCGGCATGGGTATCGAACGCATTGCCATGTTGAAGTACGGCATCGGCGATATGCGACTACTCTTCGAAAACGACGTCCGGTTTCTGCGGCAATTCTAG
- the thrS gene encoding threonine--tRNA ligase — protein MASINITLPDGSVRELPAGANVFDLAASIGAGLAKAALAGKINGELVDLSAPLSDGAQVAIITEKSPEALEIIRHSASHLMAQAVKELFPQAKVTIGPAIETGFYYDFDVERPFTPEDLERIEAKMAEFAAADLKLERRVLASGDAIRMFEEMGEPYKTELINDLGVETVSVYSQGGFADLCRGPHVPSTSRIKAFKLLSIAGAYWRGDEKNRMLQRIYGTAFVDKKELEAYLNRLEEAKRRDHRKLGRELDLFSFSDEVGAGFAIWHPKGAMLRTVLEDFERKEHLKRGYDIVVGPQILKTELWQRSGHYENYRENMYFTEVDEQGFGIKPMNCLAHMMIYKSQLRSYRDLPLRFFELGTVHRHERAGVLHGLLRVRCFTQDDAHILCTPEQLDAEIKGVLSFVSDVMAIFGFDYEMELSTRPEKSIGDDAAWDLATNALLSALKDTGRPYEINEGDGAFYGPKIDIKLRDCLDRRWQCATIQCDFTLPERFDLHYIGPDGEKKRPVMVHRVILGSIERFIGVLIEHFAGSFPLWLSPVQAIVLTVTDNQIPFAQEVEAHLRGAGVRVQSDFRNEKLSFKIREAQLQKVPYMLVIGDKEVEQGTVTPRYRDGKNLHPMTPADFVDFIALECRNFK, from the coding sequence ATGGCAAGTATCAATATCACCCTTCCCGACGGTTCCGTAAGGGAACTCCCCGCAGGCGCGAATGTTTTCGATCTGGCGGCATCCATCGGGGCCGGCCTTGCGAAAGCTGCCCTGGCCGGCAAGATCAACGGCGAACTGGTTGACCTCTCCGCGCCGTTAAGCGATGGGGCCCAGGTGGCGATCATCACCGAGAAAAGCCCCGAAGCCCTGGAAATTATCCGGCATTCCGCCTCCCACCTGATGGCCCAGGCGGTTAAGGAACTTTTCCCCCAGGCCAAGGTAACCATCGGTCCGGCCATCGAGACCGGTTTCTACTACGACTTCGACGTGGAGCGCCCCTTTACCCCCGAAGACCTGGAGCGTATCGAGGCCAAGATGGCCGAGTTCGCCGCAGCCGACCTGAAGCTCGAACGCCGGGTGCTGGCCAGCGGCGACGCCATTCGGATGTTCGAGGAGATGGGCGAGCCCTACAAGACCGAACTGATCAACGACCTTGGCGTCGAAACGGTGTCGGTCTACAGCCAGGGCGGCTTTGCCGATCTCTGCCGCGGTCCCCACGTGCCCAGCACCTCCCGCATCAAGGCATTCAAGCTCCTCTCCATTGCCGGGGCCTATTGGCGCGGCGATGAAAAGAACCGCATGTTGCAGCGCATCTACGGTACGGCCTTCGTGGACAAGAAGGAGCTCGAGGCGTACCTGAACCGCCTGGAGGAGGCCAAACGCCGCGACCACCGCAAGCTGGGGCGCGAACTTGACCTTTTTTCCTTTTCCGACGAAGTCGGCGCCGGCTTTGCCATCTGGCACCCCAAAGGGGCCATGCTCCGCACGGTTCTGGAAGACTTCGAGCGCAAGGAGCACTTAAAGCGCGGCTACGACATCGTGGTGGGCCCCCAGATCCTCAAGACCGAATTGTGGCAGCGCTCCGGGCACTACGAGAACTACCGCGAGAACATGTACTTTACCGAGGTGGACGAGCAGGGGTTCGGCATCAAGCCGATGAACTGCCTTGCCCATATGATGATCTACAAGTCCCAGCTCCGCAGCTACCGCGATCTGCCGCTGCGTTTCTTCGAGCTGGGCACGGTGCACCGCCACGAGCGGGCCGGCGTATTGCACGGCCTGCTGCGGGTGCGTTGCTTCACCCAGGATGATGCCCACATCCTCTGCACGCCCGAACAGCTGGATGCCGAGATCAAGGGTGTCCTCTCCTTTGTCAGCGATGTCATGGCGATCTTCGGCTTCGATTACGAGATGGAGTTGTCCACGCGCCCGGAAAAGTCCATCGGTGACGATGCCGCCTGGGATCTGGCCACCAACGCACTGCTGTCGGCACTCAAGGATACCGGTCGCCCGTACGAGATCAACGAAGGTGACGGCGCCTTCTACGGCCCCAAGATAGACATCAAGTTGCGTGATTGTCTTGACAGGCGGTGGCAGTGTGCTACTATTCAGTGCGATTTTACCCTTCCGGAGCGTTTTGATCTCCATTATATCGGGCCGGACGGGGAGAAAAAACGGCCTGTCATGGTCCACCGGGTGATTCTCGGTTCTATCGAGCGCTTCATCGGCGTTCTCATAGAACACTTTGCCGGCAGCTTCCCGCTTTGGCTTTCGCCGGTCCAGGCCATTGTGCTGACCGTTACCGACAACCAGATTCCGTTCGCCCAGGAGGTTGAGGCGCATTTACGGGGAGCGGGTGTCAGGGTGCAGTCGGATTTCCGTAATGAAAAGCTGAGTTTCAAGATTCGCGAGGCCCAGTTGCAGAAGGTTCCCTATATGTTGGTGATCGGTGACAAAGAGGTGGAGCAGGGCACCGTGACGCCGCGGTATCGCGACGGCAAGAACCTGCATCCCATGACGCCCGCCGATTTCGTCGATTTCATTGCCTTGGAATGCCGGAACTTCAAGTAA
- the rpmI gene encoding 50S ribosomal protein L35, giving the protein MPKIKTNRGAAKRFKKTGTGRIKRSQAFTSHILTPKTRKNKRNLRQRAMVADVDQKNIAKLIPYK; this is encoded by the coding sequence ATGCCGAAGATCAAAACGAACCGTGGCGCCGCCAAGCGCTTCAAGAAAACGGGAACCGGGCGCATCAAGCGCAGCCAGGCGTTCACCAGCCATATCCTGACTCCCAAGACCCGCAAGAACAAGCGGAACCTGCGTCAGCGGGCCATGGTTGCCGATGTGGACCAGAAAAACATCGCCAAGCTGATCCCCTACAAATAG